One part of the Halobacteria archaeon AArc-dxtr1 genome encodes these proteins:
- the mutS gene encoding DNA mismatch repair protein MutS: MDQACGPPPEMAAKRDELTPMMAQYHDLCARYDDALVLFQVGDFYETFCGAAERTARLLEIALTSREDSTGEYPMSGIPIDNAESYIEELLDAGYRVAIADQVEEPGETAGVVDRAVTRVITPGTLTEDELLAGDDNNFVAALSRVGETTGLALLDVSTGDFLATSATTADAIADEMSRFDPAEVILGPNADAGLVPDTCMVTPFDSAAFDTERAREHLSVYYGRPESPLAHDAEVRACGALLAYAEYARGGVGEAADGESTGAEATDTETSNPAAVLAEPKLEYLTHLTRYDPREYLLLDAVALRSLELFEPRSVHGREDATLIGVLDETASALGGRMLRDWLRRPLLDPDRIEARHDAVDELVGAVRTREHCHDRLREVYDLERLIGRISRERANARDLRSLRDTLAVVPEVREALADAESPLLRDVRERIEPLSDLRELIEDAIVTEPPIEITEGEIIADGYDADLDELRSTAREGKRWIDELEAAERERTGIDSLKVGDNAVHGYYIEVTNPNLDSVPEDYQRRQTLKNSERFVTPELKEREEEIVGAEQRSDDLEYELFCAVRRQIADEVERVQALADGLATLDALVSLASVAAQYDYCRPELVDPDAVDGGQRIRIEGGRHPVVERTQESFVPNRADLDAGNRLAIITGPNMSGKSTYMRQIAQIVLLAQVGSFVPARTAEIAPVERIFTRVGASDDIAGGRSTFMVEMDELATILEQADERSLVLLDEVGRGTSTADGLAIAQAMVEHIHDAVGAMTLFATHHHPLTELADELPGAFALHFETTQQEGEVVFDHEIAPGAAAGSYGVAVATAAGVPDDVVERARELVDADAATRNPAADAPSAAAESSANPAADGAQAADGGEPVSDLNQSAEAELATLAAELRALDLAHLTPVEALTELDRLQRLAEE, encoded by the coding sequence ATGGATCAGGCGTGTGGCCCGCCACCCGAGATGGCCGCAAAGCGCGACGAGCTCACGCCCATGATGGCCCAGTACCACGACCTCTGTGCGCGCTACGACGACGCGCTCGTGCTCTTTCAGGTCGGGGACTTCTACGAGACCTTCTGCGGGGCCGCCGAGCGCACCGCCCGCCTGCTGGAGATCGCGCTCACGAGTCGGGAGGATTCGACCGGCGAGTACCCGATGTCCGGCATTCCGATCGACAACGCGGAGTCGTACATCGAGGAGCTGTTAGACGCCGGCTACCGGGTCGCCATCGCCGACCAGGTCGAAGAGCCCGGCGAGACCGCGGGCGTCGTCGACCGCGCGGTAACCCGGGTCATCACGCCGGGAACGCTCACCGAGGACGAACTGCTCGCCGGCGACGACAACAACTTCGTCGCGGCGCTCTCCCGGGTCGGCGAGACGACCGGCCTTGCCCTGCTCGACGTCTCGACCGGCGACTTCCTCGCGACGAGCGCGACCACGGCGGACGCGATCGCCGACGAGATGAGCCGGTTCGACCCGGCCGAGGTCATCCTCGGTCCCAACGCCGACGCGGGGCTCGTTCCCGACACCTGTATGGTGACGCCTTTCGACTCCGCCGCCTTCGACACGGAGCGGGCGCGAGAGCACCTCTCGGTGTACTACGGCCGGCCGGAGTCGCCACTGGCCCACGACGCCGAGGTGCGGGCCTGTGGCGCCCTGCTCGCGTACGCCGAGTACGCCCGCGGCGGGGTCGGCGAGGCAGCTGACGGCGAATCGACGGGAGCGGAGGCCACAGATACGGAGACCTCCAATCCAGCCGCCGTCCTCGCGGAACCGAAACTCGAGTACCTCACCCACCTCACGCGGTACGATCCGCGGGAGTACCTGCTGTTAGACGCCGTCGCCTTGCGCAGCTTAGAGCTGTTCGAGCCCCGATCGGTCCACGGCCGCGAGGACGCAACCCTGATCGGCGTCCTAGACGAAACCGCGAGCGCGCTCGGCGGTCGAATGCTCCGCGACTGGCTGCGCCGGCCGCTGCTCGACCCCGACCGGATCGAGGCCCGCCACGACGCCGTCGACGAGCTCGTCGGCGCCGTCAGAACGCGCGAGCACTGTCACGACCGTCTGCGCGAGGTCTACGACCTCGAACGGCTCATCGGTCGGATCTCCCGCGAGCGCGCCAACGCACGCGACCTGCGCTCCCTCCGGGACACGCTCGCGGTCGTCCCCGAGGTCCGCGAGGCGCTGGCCGACGCCGAGTCGCCGCTGCTCCGGGACGTCCGCGAGCGGATCGAGCCCCTGTCGGACCTCCGAGAGCTGATTGAGGACGCAATCGTCACCGAGCCGCCAATCGAGATCACCGAGGGCGAAATCATCGCCGACGGCTACGACGCCGATCTCGACGAGCTGCGGTCGACGGCCCGCGAAGGAAAACGCTGGATCGACGAACTGGAGGCTGCCGAGCGCGAGCGAACCGGCATCGACTCACTGAAGGTCGGAGACAACGCCGTCCACGGCTACTACATCGAGGTGACCAACCCGAATCTCGATTCGGTGCCCGAAGACTACCAGCGACGCCAGACCCTCAAAAATTCGGAGCGGTTCGTCACACCCGAGCTGAAGGAGCGAGAGGAGGAGATCGTCGGCGCCGAGCAACGATCCGACGACCTCGAGTACGAACTCTTCTGTGCGGTCCGCCGCCAGATCGCCGACGAGGTCGAGCGCGTTCAGGCGCTTGCCGACGGACTGGCGACCCTCGACGCGCTCGTCTCGCTCGCGAGCGTCGCGGCCCAGTACGACTACTGCCGCCCGGAGCTGGTCGACCCTGACGCGGTCGACGGTGGCCAGCGGATCCGCATCGAGGGCGGGCGCCACCCCGTTGTCGAGCGCACCCAGGAGTCGTTCGTCCCTAACAGGGCCGACCTTGACGCCGGGAACCGGCTCGCAATCATCACCGGGCCGAACATGTCGGGGAAGTCGACGTACATGCGCCAGATCGCCCAGATCGTCCTCCTTGCCCAGGTCGGCAGCTTCGTTCCGGCTCGGACCGCCGAGATCGCGCCCGTCGAGCGGATATTCACCCGTGTGGGCGCCTCGGACGACATCGCCGGCGGCCGGTCGACATTTATGGTCGAGATGGACGAGCTCGCGACGATCTTAGAGCAGGCCGACGAGCGCTCGCTGGTCCTCCTGGATGAGGTCGGTCGGGGAACCTCGACGGCCGACGGGCTCGCGATCGCGCAGGCGATGGTCGAGCACATCCACGACGCGGTCGGCGCGATGACGCTGTTCGCGACCCACCACCACCCCCTGACTGAGCTCGCAGACGAGCTTCCAGGCGCCTTCGCCCTCCACTTCGAGACCACCCAGCAAGAGGGAGAGGTGGTTTTCGACCACGAGATCGCCCCCGGCGCGGCCGCGGGCTCCTACGGCGTCGCGGTCGCGACCGCGGCCGGCGTACCAGACGACGTCGTCGAGCGCGCCCGCGAGTTGGTCGATGCTGACGCAGCTACTCGCAATCCCGCCGCCGACGCGCCGTCCGCAGCCGCAGAGTCGTCAGCCAACCCCGCCGCGGACGGTGCGCAAGCCGCCGACGGCGGCGAGCCGGTATCCGATCTGAACCAGTCGGCTGAGGCCGAACTGGCGACCCTCGCGGCCGAACTCCGCGCCCTCGATCTGGCTCACCTTACGCCCGTCGAGGCGCTGACCGAACTCGATCGCCTCCAGCGGTTGGCAGAGGAGTGA
- a CDS encoding helix-turn-helix domain-containing protein yields MRSSSLRRVAVALLVVVVLGATAGSVAAVGTPSDDVDTLDEVELDVGPLNETGSDAGLGDTIDGTTDDLENATNETVGGAGSDDDGDDERGLGGAVDGLVGSASDHIEGATDETSDELGGLAADLGERLPVGVDAAGAGAGVVDLGDVGEAIAGPDGVATSATADAVLVGMLGATTALGAAGGLAGGSATVGAAAGGAAAGGATAGGTGAAAGGSGAAAGGASGASSAASGSTAGWRSRIRSPLVGEALSRLRRLPWELLAVLKYSRYDDSDPLENERRAAVYETITAEPGRYLSAVSEASDVPLSTVRHHVRILEEERLVTSVKANGKRRYYPIGEDVDAEVRAVMAEPAKRDVLTALAELGPVPNGRLAEELDRDPSTVSHHLSSLSEDGLVSRERDGRATVNELTPIAREFVEPTTPEAREEDASKDEGSEERKPPCGADTEDREEEQPERTQRSLPADD; encoded by the coding sequence ATGCGTTCGTCATCCCTCCGGCGAGTGGCTGTGGCGCTGCTGGTTGTGGTGGTTCTCGGAGCCACAGCCGGGTCCGTCGCGGCAGTCGGCACGCCGTCGGATGACGTCGACACACTGGACGAGGTGGAACTGGATGTCGGTCCCCTCAACGAGACGGGGTCGGACGCTGGTCTCGGAGACACCATCGACGGGACTACTGACGATCTCGAGAACGCGACCAATGAGACGGTCGGTGGAGCCGGGTCCGACGATGATGGAGACGACGAGCGTGGCCTCGGTGGCGCGGTTGACGGTCTTGTGGGATCGGCAAGCGACCACATCGAAGGGGCCACAGACGAGACGAGCGACGAACTCGGCGGCCTTGCAGCCGACCTCGGAGAGCGCCTCCCGGTCGGTGTCGACGCTGCGGGCGCCGGCGCGGGCGTCGTCGATCTCGGCGACGTCGGCGAGGCGATCGCCGGACCTGACGGCGTCGCCACCAGCGCCACGGCGGACGCGGTCCTCGTCGGGATGCTCGGCGCGACGACGGCACTCGGCGCCGCGGGCGGTCTCGCCGGCGGTTCTGCGACTGTCGGCGCGGCGGCGGGCGGAGCCGCCGCCGGTGGCGCCACCGCAGGTGGTACGGGGGCGGCTGCTGGCGGTTCGGGGGCGGCCGCCGGTGGGGCGAGCGGAGCGTCCAGCGCCGCCAGTGGGTCGACGGCGGGGTGGCGCTCGCGGATTCGATCGCCGCTGGTTGGCGAGGCGCTCTCCCGGCTGCGACGGCTTCCCTGGGAGCTGCTCGCGGTCCTCAAGTACAGCCGGTACGACGACTCGGACCCACTCGAGAACGAGCGCCGAGCCGCCGTCTACGAGACGATTACGGCCGAGCCCGGCCGGTACCTCTCTGCGGTCAGCGAGGCGAGCGACGTTCCGCTCTCGACGGTCCGCCACCACGTCCGAATTCTGGAAGAAGAGCGCCTCGTCACCTCGGTGAAGGCAAACGGAAAGCGGCGGTACTACCCGATCGGCGAAGACGTCGACGCCGAGGTGCGAGCGGTGATGGCGGAGCCGGCCAAACGCGACGTGTTGACGGCACTCGCGGAGTTGGGGCCGGTACCGAACGGTCGCCTCGCGGAGGAACTGGATCGTGACCCGAGTACGGTCTCACACCACCTTTCGTCGCTATCCGAGGACGGACTGGTTTCCCGCGAGCGCGACGGGCGTGCGACGGTCAACGAGCTGACGCCGATCGCACGAGAGTTCGTCGAGCCGACGACTCCAGAAGCGCGCGAGGAGGATGCTTCGAAGGACGAGGGCAGCGAAGAGAGGAAACCGCCCTGCGGAGCCGACACAGAGGATCGCGAGGAGGAACAACCGGAGCGCACACAGCGGTCGCTACCCGCCGACGACTGA
- the nucS gene encoding endonuclease NucS, producing MTIDHAEPVTVDQPSLAAAAEAIGDGLSRNALVTVFGRCTVEYEGRAASELDAGDRHVMCKPDGAALVHTGEGQQPVNWQPPGCEHDVLREDGTLTLQSVRQAPDERLVVRFEDVAHVGVFPIGEAAELSVVGTEADLRGRILDDPSLLEAGFRPLATERATPAGAVDIYGEDDEGRPVVVELKRRRVGPDAVSQLRRYVDALSRDLHADAAVRGILVAPSVTDRAERLLAEHGLEFVSLAPTEG from the coding sequence GTGACGATCGACCACGCCGAGCCAGTCACGGTAGATCAGCCGTCGCTCGCCGCCGCCGCCGAAGCGATCGGGGACGGACTCAGCCGGAACGCCCTCGTCACCGTCTTCGGGCGGTGTACGGTCGAGTACGAGGGGCGGGCGGCGAGCGAACTCGACGCCGGCGACCGCCACGTGATGTGCAAACCCGACGGCGCCGCGCTGGTCCACACCGGCGAGGGACAGCAACCCGTCAACTGGCAGCCCCCCGGCTGCGAGCACGACGTCCTCCGCGAGGATGGCACACTCACCCTCCAGAGCGTGCGACAAGCGCCCGACGAGCGGCTGGTCGTCCGTTTCGAGGACGTCGCACACGTCGGCGTCTTTCCGATCGGCGAGGCTGCCGAGCTGTCTGTCGTCGGCACCGAAGCCGACCTCCGCGGGCGCATCCTCGACGACCCCTCCCTGCTCGAAGCAGGCTTTCGTCCGCTGGCGACCGAGCGCGCTACCCCTGCCGGCGCGGTCGACATCTACGGCGAGGACGATGAGGGGCGACCGGTCGTCGTCGAGCTCAAGCGCCGTCGGGTCGGCCCCGACGCGGTGAGCCAGCTCCGGCGGTACGTGGATGCGCTCTCTCGAGACCTCCACGCCGACGCCGCAGTCAGGGGGATTCTGGTCGCGCCCTCGGTCACCGATCGGGCCGAGCGCCTGCTCGCAGAGCACGGCCTCGAGTTCGTCTCACTCGCGCCGACGGAGGGGTGA
- a CDS encoding 4a-hydroxytetrahydrobiopterin dehydratase: MSDVELADQECEACTSDDEPLEGEAIEELYEQVDTDVWAVVDEHHLEGTYAFEDFRDALEFTYEIGELAEEEWHHPDIHLSWGEVVVEMWTHKIDGLHKTDFVMAARMDRIHEEYAPEGDD, encoded by the coding sequence ATGAGCGACGTCGAACTCGCAGACCAGGAGTGTGAAGCCTGTACCAGCGACGACGAACCCCTCGAAGGCGAGGCGATTGAGGAACTGTACGAGCAGGTCGACACCGACGTCTGGGCGGTCGTCGACGAACACCATCTCGAAGGCACCTACGCGTTCGAGGACTTCCGAGACGCTCTGGAGTTCACCTACGAGATCGGCGAACTCGCCGAGGAGGAGTGGCACCACCCCGACATCCACCTCTCGTGGGGCGAGGTCGTCGTCGAGATGTGGACCCACAAGATCGACGGGCTCCACAAGACCGACTTCGTGATGGCCGCCCGGATGGACCGAATCCACGAGGAGTACGCGCCTGAAGGAGACGACTGA